Part of the Candidatus Thorarchaeota archaeon genome, GCAGACTCCTCGGTTGAAGTGTGGTATTGCGCTTTTGGGAGCAATCCTTGATGCCTGTTCCAGCAATGCCAGGGCCTCCTGTGTCTGAGAGGAATCAAAGGCTGGCTCTGCCTGCACTTCCATCAGGGCCACTGCCAGTGTGACCATTGCGTCGCCATTCTGGGGGTTCTTTGTAAGTATACTCCTAAGAATGGGAATTGAATCGGCTGCCTTTCCGGCCGTCAGTAGTCTGGCAGCCTGTTCATATTCGTTCTCCTTGGTCTTGGGTTTGAAGAGTGGCATACTGAGGCTCATGGCGCAG contains:
- a CDS encoding tetratricopeptide repeat protein, whose translation is MPLFKPKTKENEYEQAARLLTAGKAADSIPILRSILTKNPQNGDAMVTLAVALMEVQAEPAFDSSQTQEALALLEQASRIAPKSAIPHFNRGVCLRKTGKLEEALASFESALKLEEKSPLVLLHMAEVNYELGRWEKALDLARKALARDPGLESALVWVPDAMRKAGRLEEKGTQLRQPGSGPPPDA